The following coding sequences are from one Hymenobacter sp. DG25A window:
- a CDS encoding DUF4783 domain-containing protein, with translation MKTSFFRVVVLVGLWLLTTVGAYAQGEAFGAVKGAVRGGSSHGVAQYFGSAVELGFDGDKQSYSATQAEFVLKDFFAKNAPTSFEFIHQGSSNEGIQYAIGKYVGKSGSYRVFIKMKPAQGKLLIDTIDFTKE, from the coding sequence ATGAAAACTTCCTTTTTCCGTGTTGTAGTTCTGGTTGGGTTGTGGCTGCTGACGACAGTAGGTGCCTACGCTCAGGGCGAAGCTTTCGGGGCTGTGAAGGGTGCCGTCCGCGGTGGCTCTTCCCACGGCGTGGCGCAGTACTTCGGCTCGGCCGTGGAGCTGGGCTTTGATGGCGACAAGCAGAGCTATAGTGCTACCCAGGCCGAGTTTGTCCTGAAGGACTTCTTTGCCAAGAACGCACCCACCAGCTTCGAGTTTATTCACCAGGGTTCTTCAAACGAAGGCATTCAGTATGCCATCGGCAAGTACGTGGGCAAAAGCGGCTCCTATCGGGTGTTCATTAAAATGAAGCCCGCCCAGGGTAAGCTGCTCATCGATACCATTGACTTCACCAAAGAATAA
- a CDS encoding right-handed parallel beta-helix repeat-containing protein: MRFLLPLLLIFSAALSLLPGCEPKEDIVTRDASARLEFSADTVLFDTVFTQIGTVTKRLWVYNRNARAVRVEQVKLAGKAGATYSLIVDGDARQSAENLEIKGKDSLQILVRAVLGPGTENKPFLVEDLLQFRTNGNEQDVKLVSYGQNAYYHSEETLPCNEVWRNDKPHVIFGYTLVDADCRLTIEAGARVYFHAGAAMVVRGQLLVNPDLQPDAPLKPTDPRIVRFDGDRLEPAYDNIPGQWAGIQFDASSRNNVVRYAEIRNAAFGLLVNNFEAKEPFPGVKVENTVFRNVSGGALNFGSTSLPFGGGILGFSGNFEVNNCLFSNCGEYALAGFQGGTYTLRYCTIANFTPEFPRRETSSLTFSDELPIQDPKRRISPTISLKNSIVWGDNKDKEELFFHHAERYLANIQVDHSLLLTQAYKGAASSATNPGLANNGNILNQDPKFRKTPYNSSIPEKFDFSLDTLSPASNQALPLPAFPHDLLRVPRDPATPDMGAYERKNP, from the coding sequence ATGCGCTTTCTGCTCCCGTTGCTATTGATTTTCTCCGCGGCCCTCTCGCTGCTGCCGGGCTGCGAGCCCAAGGAAGATATAGTAACCCGGGACGCAAGCGCCCGCCTGGAGTTTTCCGCTGATACGGTGCTGTTCGACACCGTTTTCACCCAGATTGGCACCGTCACCAAGCGCCTGTGGGTGTACAACCGCAACGCCCGCGCCGTGCGGGTAGAGCAGGTAAAGCTGGCCGGTAAGGCCGGCGCTACCTATTCGCTGATTGTGGATGGAGATGCCCGGCAGTCTGCCGAAAACCTGGAAATTAAGGGCAAAGACAGCCTGCAGATTCTGGTGCGCGCCGTGCTGGGCCCCGGCACCGAGAACAAGCCTTTTCTGGTAGAAGACCTACTGCAGTTCCGCACCAACGGCAACGAGCAGGACGTGAAGCTGGTGTCCTACGGGCAAAACGCCTACTACCACTCCGAGGAAACCCTGCCCTGCAACGAAGTCTGGCGCAACGACAAGCCCCACGTAATCTTTGGCTATACGCTGGTCGATGCAGACTGCCGCCTCACCATAGAAGCCGGCGCCCGGGTGTACTTCCACGCCGGGGCCGCCATGGTGGTGCGCGGCCAGTTGCTGGTAAACCCTGATCTGCAGCCCGACGCCCCCCTGAAACCCACCGACCCGCGCATCGTGCGGTTTGATGGTGACCGGCTGGAGCCTGCCTATGACAATATCCCCGGGCAGTGGGCTGGTATCCAGTTTGATGCCAGCAGCCGCAACAACGTGGTGCGCTACGCCGAAATCCGGAACGCTGCCTTTGGCCTGTTGGTCAACAACTTTGAGGCGAAGGAGCCTTTCCCGGGTGTGAAGGTGGAAAACACCGTGTTCCGGAATGTCTCCGGCGGGGCGCTCAACTTTGGGAGTACCTCACTGCCCTTCGGCGGCGGTATTCTGGGCTTCTCGGGTAATTTTGAGGTGAACAACTGCCTGTTCTCCAACTGCGGCGAGTATGCCCTGGCGGGTTTCCAGGGCGGTACCTACACGTTGCGCTACTGCACCATTGCCAACTTCACCCCCGAGTTCCCGCGCCGCGAGACGTCCTCGCTCACGTTTTCCGATGAGCTTCCCATTCAGGACCCTAAGCGCCGCATTAGTCCCACCATCAGCCTGAAAAACAGCATTGTGTGGGGTGATAATAAGGATAAGGAGGAACTGTTCTTCCACCATGCTGAGCGATACCTCGCCAACATTCAGGTAGACCACAGCCTGCTGCTTACCCAGGCCTACAAAGGCGCCGCGAGCAGCGCCACCAACCCCGGCCTGGCCAACAATGGCAACATCCTGAACCAGGACCCCAAATTCCGGAAGACACCTTACAATAGCAGCATTCCCGAGAAGTTCGATTTCAGCCTGGATACTCTCTCGCCTGCCAGCAACCAGGCCCTGCCACTACCCGCCTTCCCCCATGACCTGCTGCGCGTACCCCGCGACCCCGCCACGCCCGACATGGGCGCCTACGAGCGGAAAAACCCGTAA
- a CDS encoding DUF3365 domain-containing protein yields the protein MPLRFSAVLLLVLLAAGCRPDQIEHLKDTKRIAIEAENWQVKRIMPKDLLRATRWAGDSLSNQGNRELQLLLKDELQKGGVARALPYCRPERYASLDTLARTLQATVRRVSLRPRNPANRAALPATELQPDTQRVVRRPSAEVFFYQRPIVLSSQECLRCHGEVGKDISAADYALIQKQYPQDQATGYRLGQVMGAWQVQLQRPGVAEFYTMKTRKIMKRRKLF from the coding sequence ATGCCCCTCCGTTTTTCTGCCGTTTTGCTGCTGGTTCTGCTGGCGGCCGGCTGCCGCCCCGATCAGATAGAGCACCTCAAGGACACCAAGCGCATTGCCATTGAGGCCGAAAACTGGCAGGTGAAGCGCATTATGCCCAAAGACCTGCTGCGCGCCACCCGCTGGGCCGGCGACTCCCTCAGCAACCAGGGCAACCGGGAGCTGCAGCTGCTGCTGAAGGATGAATTGCAAAAAGGCGGCGTAGCCCGGGCCCTGCCCTACTGCCGCCCGGAGCGCTATGCTTCCCTTGATACCCTGGCCCGCACCCTGCAGGCCACCGTGCGCCGCGTGAGCCTGCGCCCGCGCAACCCCGCCAACCGCGCCGCCCTGCCCGCCACGGAGCTTCAGCCCGATACCCAGCGCGTGGTACGCCGCCCCTCGGCCGAGGTGTTTTTCTACCAGCGCCCCATTGTGCTCAGCAGTCAGGAGTGTCTGCGCTGCCACGGCGAAGTGGGTAAGGATATTTCGGCGGCCGACTATGCCCTCATTCAAAAGCAGTACCCCCAGGACCAGGCTACCGGCTACCGCCTGGGCCAGGTAATGGGCGCCTGGCAGGTGCAGCTGCAGCGCCCCGGCGTAGCGGAGTTCTACACCATGAAAACGCGCAAGATTATGAAACGGCGCAAGCTGTTTTAA
- the prfA gene encoding peptide chain release factor 1: MLDKLEAIQQRFNDVNEQLMQPDVMSDMKRFKTLNKEFKDLNKIVTEYKAYQSVLSNIESAKEVISTEKDEEFRQMAKDELEALLPEQERLETVIKDLLLPKDPNDSKDVIMEIRAGAGGDEAAIFAGDLQRMYMRYAEKNGLKMDLIDATEGTSGGYKEIILAVKGEDVYGKLKFESGVHRVQRVPATETQGRIHTSVASIVVMPEAEELDVEIDMNDVRKDLFMSSGPGGQSVNTTYSAVRLTHLPTGLVAQCQDQKSQLKNFDKALQVLRSRIYEIELAKKNEVEGAARKSMIGGGDRSDKIRTYNYPQGRVTDHRIGYTVYNLASVMEGNIDDFVEQLRIAESAERLREGVA; the protein is encoded by the coding sequence ATGCTAGATAAACTGGAGGCCATTCAACAGCGCTTCAACGACGTAAACGAACAGCTCATGCAGCCCGATGTCATGAGCGACATGAAGCGTTTCAAGACCCTCAACAAGGAATTCAAAGACCTGAACAAAATCGTGACGGAGTACAAGGCGTATCAGAGCGTCCTCTCCAACATCGAAAGCGCGAAGGAGGTTATTTCAACCGAGAAAGACGAAGAATTCCGCCAGATGGCGAAGGACGAGCTGGAAGCCCTGCTGCCCGAGCAGGAGCGCCTCGAAACCGTCATCAAAGACCTGCTGCTCCCCAAAGACCCCAACGATTCCAAGGATGTTATCATGGAAATCCGGGCCGGGGCCGGTGGCGACGAAGCCGCTATTTTTGCCGGCGACCTGCAGCGCATGTACATGCGCTACGCCGAAAAGAACGGGCTGAAAATGGACCTGATTGACGCCACCGAAGGCACTTCCGGCGGCTACAAGGAAATTATTCTGGCCGTGAAGGGCGAGGACGTGTACGGCAAGCTCAAGTTTGAGAGCGGTGTGCACCGCGTACAGCGCGTGCCTGCCACCGAAACTCAGGGCCGCATCCACACCTCCGTAGCCTCCATTGTGGTGATGCCCGAAGCCGAGGAGCTGGACGTGGAAATTGACATGAACGACGTGCGTAAGGACCTGTTTATGTCGTCGGGCCCCGGTGGTCAGTCGGTAAACACTACCTACTCGGCCGTGCGCCTTACCCACTTGCCTACGGGCCTGGTGGCCCAGTGCCAGGACCAGAAGTCCCAGCTCAAAAACTTCGACAAGGCCCTGCAGGTGCTTCGCTCGCGCATCTATGAGATTGAGCTGGCCAAGAAAAACGAAGTGGAAGGCGCTGCCCGCAAAAGCATGATTGGCGGCGGCGACCGTTCCGATAAAATCCGCACCTACAACTACCCCCAGGGCCGCGTAACCGACCACCGCATTGGCTACACGGTGTACAACCTGGCCAGCGTGATGGAAGGCAACATCGATGACTTTGTGGAGCAGCTCCGCATTGCCGAAAGCGCCGAGCGCCTGCGCGAAGGCGTGGCATAA
- a CDS encoding secondary thiamine-phosphate synthase enzyme YjbQ — MLWTQKRLRLPAVQRGFHLITDLLVAELPELEKIRVGTAHFFIQHTSASLSINENADPTVRHDFEQFFNRAVPENAPYFRHTQEGPDDMPAHIKASLLGHAVSVPITNGELALGTWQGIYLGEHRNHGGRRWVVATVMGEEK; from the coding sequence ATGCTCTGGACACAAAAGCGCCTGCGCCTGCCGGCCGTGCAGCGGGGCTTTCATCTGATTACTGATCTGCTGGTAGCGGAGCTGCCGGAGCTGGAAAAAATCCGCGTGGGTACGGCGCACTTCTTTATCCAGCACACCTCCGCCAGCCTGAGCATCAACGAAAATGCTGACCCCACCGTGCGCCACGACTTCGAGCAGTTTTTCAACCGCGCGGTACCGGAAAATGCCCCCTACTTCCGCCACACCCAGGAAGGCCCCGACGACATGCCCGCCCATATCAAAGCCAGCCTCCTGGGCCATGCCGTAAGCGTGCCCATCACAAACGGCGAGCTGGCCTTGGGTACCTGGCAGGGAATTTACTTAGGCGAGCACCGCAACCACGGCGGCCGCCGCTGGGTGGTGGCTACCGTGATGGGCGAGGAAAAATAA
- a CDS encoding phosphoribosylanthranilate isomerase gives MAFPAYYPRIKICCISTPQELAIAVAAGADALGLVAKMPSGPGVITDEQVRKLALLTPPAVGSFLLTSETTTSAIIAHQCRTATTTLQLVDTLSTGSYQDLRTALPGIQLVQVIHVVDESAIEEARRVAPHVDAILLDSGNPNLAIKELGGTGRVHNWELSRRIRDRLNLPLFLAGGLTPENVQEALHMVKPFGVDVCSGVRTNGQLDPNKLRRFMMAVRGYTV, from the coding sequence ATGGCCTTTCCTGCTTACTACCCCCGCATCAAAATCTGTTGCATCAGCACGCCCCAGGAACTGGCTATTGCCGTAGCGGCCGGCGCCGATGCCTTGGGCCTAGTGGCCAAAATGCCTAGCGGGCCCGGGGTGATTACCGATGAGCAGGTTCGCAAGCTGGCTCTGCTCACGCCCCCGGCCGTGGGCTCCTTCCTGCTCACCAGCGAAACAACTACCAGCGCCATTATTGCGCATCAGTGCCGCACCGCTACCACCACCCTGCAGCTGGTAGACACGCTCAGTACCGGCTCCTACCAGGATTTGCGCACCGCGCTGCCGGGCATTCAGCTGGTGCAGGTCATTCACGTGGTAGATGAGTCGGCTATTGAGGAGGCGCGGCGCGTGGCCCCGCACGTAGATGCCATTCTGCTGGATTCCGGCAACCCCAACCTGGCCATAAAAGAGCTGGGTGGCACCGGCCGGGTGCATAACTGGGAGTTGAGCCGCCGCATCCGGGATAGGCTAAATCTGCCCCTTTTCCTGGCTGGCGGCCTCACGCCCGAGAACGTGCAGGAAGCCCTGCACATGGTAAAGCCCTTTGGGGTAGATGTATGCAGCGGAGTGCGCACCAACGGACAGCTGGACCCCAACAAGCTGCGCCGGTTTATGATGGCCGTACGCGGCTACACGGTATAA
- a CDS encoding protoporphyrinogen/coproporphyrinogen oxidase, with amino-acid sequence MTASAEKPIIIIGAGMAGLTCANYLHRAGRPVLVLEASDAVGGRVRTDITPEGFRLDRGFQVLLTRYPEVQRMLDYGALQLQSFASGAVIRLPDGRETTLRNPLQHPTGAFSALASPIGSLPDKVRILSLARHVQQCSSEELLARPELKEQTTQQFLREYGWSETMINTFFRPFFGGVFLDRDLSTAANFFQFVFKQFVEGEAVVPALGMQQIPEQLAARLPAGTVRLSTPVTAIDGTTVRLWTDQTLEAAAVVMATDGETAARLLPHSATNAPATNFRHTTCTYFAAAGASPGRADRLLRLNATEPSLAHNVCFPSDVSPAYAPAGQTLVSVSTHGEHGLREEALTQRLQEELTAWFGPAARQWQHLRTYSIPHALPTYTPELTAPHTLRLTDTLYQAGDQAAYPSLNAAMATGREVAEMLLAGY; translated from the coding sequence ATGACTGCTTCCGCTGAGAAACCTATCATCATCATTGGGGCCGGCATGGCCGGCCTCACCTGCGCCAATTATCTGCACCGCGCCGGGCGCCCCGTGCTGGTGCTGGAAGCCTCCGATGCCGTGGGTGGCCGCGTGCGCACCGATATTACGCCCGAAGGCTTCCGGCTGGACCGCGGCTTTCAGGTGCTGCTCACGCGCTACCCGGAGGTGCAGCGCATGTTGGATTACGGAGCACTGCAGCTTCAGTCCTTCGCCTCCGGTGCGGTTATTCGCCTGCCCGATGGCCGCGAAACCACCCTTCGCAACCCTTTACAGCACCCTACAGGCGCCTTTTCCGCTCTTGCCTCGCCCATTGGCTCCCTGCCCGATAAGGTCCGGATTCTGAGTCTGGCGCGCCATGTGCAGCAGTGCTCCAGCGAGGAGTTGCTGGCCCGGCCTGAGTTGAAAGAGCAGACCACCCAGCAGTTTTTGCGGGAGTATGGCTGGAGCGAAACCATGATTAACACGTTCTTCCGCCCCTTCTTCGGAGGCGTATTTCTGGACCGCGACCTGAGCACGGCCGCCAACTTCTTCCAGTTTGTGTTCAAGCAGTTTGTGGAAGGCGAAGCCGTGGTACCGGCGCTGGGCATGCAACAGATTCCGGAACAGCTGGCCGCGCGCCTGCCCGCCGGCACGGTGCGCCTGAGCACGCCCGTGACCGCCATAGATGGCACCACCGTACGCCTCTGGACCGACCAGACCCTGGAAGCCGCCGCCGTGGTAATGGCCACCGATGGCGAAACCGCCGCCCGGCTGCTGCCGCACTCCGCCACTAATGCACCGGCCACCAATTTTCGGCATACCACCTGCACCTACTTTGCCGCGGCCGGCGCCTCCCCTGGCCGCGCCGACCGGCTGCTCCGCCTAAACGCCACTGAGCCCTCCCTGGCCCACAATGTGTGCTTCCCGTCTGATGTCAGCCCCGCTTATGCGCCCGCCGGCCAGACGCTGGTATCGGTAAGCACCCACGGGGAGCATGGCCTGAGGGAGGAAGCCCTCACACAACGGCTACAAGAGGAACTAACGGCGTGGTTTGGCCCGGCTGCCCGGCAATGGCAGCATCTGCGCACCTATAGCATACCGCACGCGCTGCCCACCTATACCCCGGAACTAACGGCCCCTCATACCCTGCGGCTTACCGATACGCTCTACCAGGCCGGTGACCAGGCCGCGTACCCGTCGCTGAACGCTGCCATGGCCACCGGCCGCGAAGTGGCAGAGATGCTTCTTGCTGGTTACTAA
- the gpmI gene encoding 2,3-bisphosphoglycerate-independent phosphoglycerate mutase: MNKQVLLVILDGWGLATNPEVSAIDKANTPYVDSLFQRFPHSKLQASGEAVGLPEGQMGNSEVGHMNIGAGRVVYQDLVRINKAIRERKLGQIPALVKAFEYARETGKNVHFMGLLSDGGVHSHIEHLKALCTLAHDESVHNVFIHAFTDGRDTDPKGGVTYVNDLEQHLQRGASGKIASIVGRYYAMDRDNRWERVKEAYDLLVNGKGTPSQNLIQSMLDSYKAGVTDEFLKPIVKVGADGLPLATIQEGDVVICFNFRTDRAREITEALTQQDFHAYNMHRLNLHYLTMTNYDSTFVGVTPIFEKDNLENTLGEVLAAHGKRQIRMAETEKYPHVTFFFSGGREVEFPGETRIMRPSPKVATYDLQPEMSAYDLRDALVPELQARSADFVVLNFANADMVGHTGVFEAAVKAVETVDQCTHDVVETALAAGYACIIIADHGNADMMINPDGTPNTAHTTNLVPCILADNSYTGTLNNGKLGDIAPTVLELMGLPQPAEMTGHSLLAAAPEVTHA, from the coding sequence ATGAATAAACAGGTATTGTTGGTCATTCTGGATGGATGGGGGTTGGCCACGAACCCCGAGGTGTCGGCTATTGATAAAGCGAATACGCCCTACGTGGATTCTCTCTTTCAGCGCTTCCCCCACAGCAAGCTGCAGGCTTCCGGGGAGGCCGTTGGGCTGCCCGAGGGGCAGATGGGCAACTCCGAGGTAGGCCACATGAATATAGGGGCCGGCCGCGTAGTATACCAGGATCTGGTGCGCATCAACAAAGCTATTCGGGAGCGGAAGCTGGGCCAGATTCCGGCCCTGGTGAAGGCCTTTGAGTACGCCCGCGAAACCGGCAAGAATGTTCATTTCATGGGTTTGCTCTCCGATGGCGGCGTGCACTCGCACATTGAGCACCTGAAGGCCCTGTGCACCCTGGCGCACGATGAAAGCGTGCACAACGTATTTATTCATGCCTTCACCGATGGCCGCGACACCGACCCCAAAGGCGGCGTGACCTATGTAAACGACCTGGAGCAGCACCTGCAGCGCGGAGCCAGCGGCAAAATAGCCTCCATTGTGGGCCGCTACTACGCCATGGACCGCGACAACCGCTGGGAGCGGGTGAAGGAAGCCTACGATTTGCTGGTGAACGGCAAGGGCACACCTTCGCAAAACCTCATCCAGAGCATGCTCGACTCTTACAAGGCAGGCGTGACCGACGAGTTCCTAAAGCCCATTGTGAAAGTAGGCGCCGACGGTCTGCCCCTGGCTACTATTCAGGAAGGCGACGTGGTTATCTGCTTTAACTTCCGCACCGACCGGGCCCGCGAAATCACGGAGGCCCTTACGCAGCAGGACTTCCACGCCTACAACATGCATCGGCTGAACCTGCACTACCTCACCATGACCAACTACGACAGTACGTTCGTGGGCGTCACCCCAATTTTTGAGAAGGACAACCTCGAAAATACTTTGGGCGAGGTACTGGCCGCGCACGGCAAGCGCCAGATTCGCATGGCCGAAACCGAGAAGTATCCGCACGTAACGTTCTTCTTCTCCGGTGGCCGCGAGGTGGAGTTTCCCGGCGAAACCCGCATCATGCGCCCTTCGCCTAAAGTAGCCACCTATGATCTGCAGCCCGAGATGAGCGCCTACGACCTGCGCGATGCGCTGGTGCCGGAGCTGCAGGCCCGCTCGGCCGATTTTGTGGTGCTGAACTTTGCCAACGCCGACATGGTAGGCCACACCGGCGTGTTTGAAGCCGCCGTGAAGGCAGTGGAAACCGTGGACCAGTGCACGCATGACGTGGTAGAAACCGCTCTGGCGGCCGGCTATGCCTGCATCATTATTGCCGACCACGGCAACGCCGACATGATGATAAACCCCGATGGCACGCCCAATACGGCCCACACTACCAACTTGGTGCCCTGCATCCTGGCCGACAACAGCTACACCGGCACCCTCAACAACGGCAAGCTGGGTGATATTGCCCCCACCGTGCTGGAGCTGATGGGCCTGCCCCAGCCCGCCGAAATGACCGGGCACTCCTTGTTGGCAGCGGCGCCTGAGGTAACTCATGCATAA
- a CDS encoding cation-translocating P-type ATPase, whose product MNKDTKAPAWYSLSPRECLEQLATTAEQGLSPTEAERRLRQYGPNQLAAKPPRPAWLKFLDQFKNVLVLVLLATTALAAAIGDMKDVVVILVVVVLNAALGFYQEHRAEATLAAIARMLAQRARVRRAGQAQEIGAEQLVPGDIVLLEAGDRVPADGRVLVAHNAEVAEAALTGESQAVGKQAEALPPGTPALAERVNMLFMNTVVTRGRLELAVTATGMATEMGRISGLLAAAPERPTPLQEQLDALGKRLALIAGVVVVLIMGLGLLRGAPVLQTMMTSIALAVAAIPEGLPAVVTVILAIGMHRIAKSRAVVKKLAAVETLGSTTVICSDKTGTLTLNQMTACRLFYQGRYFAVSGEGYSGQGTIHAENNAALPDFQPLLLPAALCADSRIRDGQLLGDPTEGALLALAAKGGVAQEEASTHHPRIAEIPFDSAHKFMATFHYDDGQVQMLVKGAPDVLLARSGSFLGPTCEVALDAPGRAAFEAANAAFAGQALRVLAVARRTIPAAEFDPAGPLMPWAEALSLTGLVGLIDPPRPEARAAIQQCRQAGIQVKMITGDHSATAGAIAQQLGLAGAVLTGADLDRLGVDELAGRIEQTAVFARVAPEHKVKIVQALKARGHVVAMTGDGVNDAPALKNADIGVAMGITGTEVTREAATMVLTDDNFATIVAAVKEGRTIYDNIVKFVRFQLSTNVGAILTVLGAQLLDLPTPFTTIQILWINIIMDGPPAMTLGLEAARPGIMQEPPRRADAPILSLRRFGLLLLYGLMMAAGTLALFHYAQPHGQTYALTLAFTTFVLFQFFNVFNARTEHGSTFNGQFFSNGRLWLALGVVLGLQALVVQWSPAQLIFHTKALSAPDWALAVTVASSILLLEEGRKLLLKLL is encoded by the coding sequence ATGAATAAGGATACGAAAGCCCCTGCCTGGTACAGCCTCAGCCCCCGGGAGTGCCTGGAGCAGCTGGCCACCACGGCTGAGCAGGGCCTGAGCCCGACCGAGGCCGAGCGTCGGCTGCGCCAGTATGGCCCCAACCAGCTGGCTGCCAAACCGCCGCGCCCGGCATGGCTGAAGTTTCTAGATCAGTTCAAGAACGTGTTGGTGCTGGTACTGCTGGCCACCACCGCGCTGGCCGCCGCCATTGGCGATATGAAAGACGTGGTGGTGATTTTAGTGGTGGTAGTGCTTAACGCCGCGCTGGGCTTCTACCAGGAACACCGCGCCGAGGCCACGCTGGCGGCTATTGCCCGGATGCTGGCCCAGCGGGCCCGGGTGCGGCGCGCCGGTCAGGCCCAGGAAATTGGAGCCGAGCAGCTGGTGCCGGGCGATATAGTGCTGCTGGAAGCCGGCGACCGGGTGCCGGCCGATGGCCGCGTGCTGGTAGCGCACAACGCCGAAGTGGCCGAGGCGGCTCTCACCGGCGAGTCGCAGGCCGTGGGCAAGCAGGCCGAGGCGCTGCCGCCCGGCACGCCGGCCCTGGCCGAGCGCGTGAACATGTTGTTTATGAACACAGTAGTCACGCGGGGCCGCCTGGAGCTGGCCGTAACGGCTACGGGCATGGCTACTGAGATGGGCCGCATCAGTGGCCTGCTGGCCGCGGCTCCGGAGCGGCCCACGCCCCTGCAGGAGCAGCTCGACGCCTTGGGCAAGCGGCTGGCCCTCATTGCGGGCGTGGTAGTGGTCCTGATTATGGGGCTGGGCCTGCTGCGTGGGGCTCCGGTACTGCAAACGATGATGACCTCCATTGCCCTGGCCGTGGCTGCCATTCCGGAAGGGCTGCCGGCAGTGGTAACCGTGATTCTGGCCATTGGCATGCACCGCATTGCCAAGAGCCGCGCCGTGGTTAAAAAGCTGGCGGCGGTTGAAACCCTGGGCTCTACTACGGTTATCTGCTCCGACAAAACCGGCACGCTCACCCTCAATCAGATGACGGCCTGCCGGCTGTTCTACCAGGGCCGGTACTTTGCCGTGAGCGGCGAGGGCTACTCCGGCCAGGGCACTATCCATGCTGAAAACAACGCCGCACTGCCTGATTTTCAACCCCTGCTCCTGCCCGCCGCCCTGTGCGCCGACTCCCGCATCCGCGACGGCCAGCTTCTGGGCGACCCCACCGAGGGCGCGCTGCTGGCGCTGGCGGCCAAAGGCGGCGTAGCGCAGGAGGAGGCCAGCACGCACCACCCGCGCATCGCCGAAATCCCATTCGACTCGGCGCACAAGTTTATGGCCACTTTTCACTACGATGATGGGCAGGTGCAGATGCTGGTGAAAGGAGCGCCCGACGTGCTGCTGGCCCGGTCCGGCAGCTTTCTGGGGCCCACGTGCGAGGTGGCCCTTGATGCGCCGGGTCGCGCCGCCTTCGAGGCCGCCAACGCCGCATTTGCGGGGCAGGCGCTACGCGTGCTGGCAGTGGCCCGGCGCACGATTCCGGCCGCCGAGTTTGACCCTGCCGGTCCGCTGATGCCCTGGGCCGAGGCGTTGAGCCTGACCGGCCTGGTTGGCCTCATCGACCCACCTCGTCCAGAGGCCCGCGCAGCCATTCAGCAGTGCCGGCAGGCGGGCATTCAGGTGAAGATGATTACCGGTGACCACAGCGCTACCGCCGGGGCCATTGCTCAGCAGCTGGGCCTGGCCGGCGCCGTGCTCACGGGGGCCGACCTTGACCGCCTCGGCGTGGACGAGCTGGCGGGGCGCATCGAGCAGACCGCCGTTTTTGCCCGCGTTGCGCCGGAGCATAAGGTGAAGATAGTACAGGCCCTGAAGGCCCGCGGCCATGTGGTAGCCATGACCGGCGACGGCGTGAACGACGCGCCGGCGCTGAAAAACGCCGATATCGGCGTGGCTATGGGCATCACCGGCACCGAGGTGACCCGCGAAGCTGCCACTATGGTGCTCACCGACGATAATTTCGCCACCATTGTGGCGGCCGTAAAGGAAGGCCGCACCATCTACGACAACATCGTCAAGTTTGTGCGCTTTCAGCTTTCTACCAACGTGGGGGCCATTCTTACCGTGCTGGGGGCGCAGCTGCTGGACCTGCCCACCCCGTTCACGACCATCCAGATTCTGTGGATCAACATCATTATGGATGGCCCACCCGCCATGACGCTGGGCCTGGAGGCCGCGCGGCCGGGCATCATGCAGGAGCCCCCGCGCCGCGCCGATGCGCCGATACTCTCGCTGCGCCGATTTGGGCTGCTGCTGCTCTATGGGCTTATGATGGCGGCCGGCACGCTGGCTTTGTTTCATTATGCCCAGCCGCATGGCCAGACTTATGCCCTCACGCTGGCCTTCACTACGTTCGTGCTGTTCCAGTTTTTTAACGTGTTCAATGCCCGCACAGAGCACGGCTCTACTTTCAACGGGCAGTTTTTCAGCAATGGGCGGCTGTGGCTGGCCCTGGGCGTGGTGCTTGGGCTGCAGGCGCTGGTAGTGCAGTGGTCCCCGGCCCAGCTTATCTTCCATACCAAGGCCCTTTCGGCCCCGGATTGGGCCCTGGCGGTGACCGTGGCCTCATCCATTTTACTGCTGGAGGAAGGCCGCAAGCTGCTGCTGAAGCTATTGTAG